The following are encoded in a window of Pseudomonas sp. JQ170C genomic DNA:
- a CDS encoding glutamine synthetase family protein: MSVPPRAVQLNEANAFLKEHPEVLYVDLLIADMNGVVRGKRIERTSLHKVYEKGINLPASLFALDINGSTVESTGLGLDIGDADRICYPIPDTLSNEPWQKRPTAQLLMTMHELEGEPFFADPREVLRQVVSKFDEMGLTICAAFELEFYLIDQENVNGRPQPPRSPISGKRPMSTQVYLIDDLDEYVDCLQDILEGAKEQGIPADAIVKESAPAQFEVNLHHVADPMKACDYAVLLKRLIKNIAYDHEMDTTFMAKPYPGQAGNGLHVHISVLDKDGKNIFTSEDPEQNAALRHAIGGVLETLPASMAFLCPNVNSYRRFGAQFYVPNSPSWGLDNRTVALRVPTGAPDAVRIEHRVAGADANPYLLMAAVLAGVHHGLTNKVEPGAPTEGNSYEQNEQSLPNNLRDALRELDDSEILAKYIDPKYIDIFVACKESELEEFEHSISDLEYNWYLHTV; encoded by the coding sequence ATGTCGGTACCCCCGCGTGCCGTTCAGCTTAACGAAGCGAACGCGTTCCTTAAGGAACATCCTGAGGTTCTCTACGTTGACCTTCTGATTGCAGATATGAATGGTGTGGTGCGTGGCAAGCGCATCGAGCGCACCAGCCTCCACAAGGTTTACGAGAAAGGCATCAACCTGCCGGCCTCGCTCTTCGCATTGGATATCAACGGCTCCACGGTCGAAAGCACCGGCCTGGGCCTGGACATCGGCGATGCCGACCGCATCTGCTATCCAATCCCGGACACCCTGTCCAACGAACCCTGGCAGAAACGCCCTACCGCGCAACTGCTGATGACCATGCACGAACTCGAAGGCGAGCCGTTCTTTGCCGACCCGCGGGAAGTCCTGCGCCAGGTCGTGAGCAAGTTCGACGAGATGGGCCTGACCATTTGCGCCGCGTTCGAGCTGGAGTTCTACCTGATCGACCAGGAGAACGTTAACGGTCGTCCACAGCCACCACGCTCGCCAATCTCCGGCAAACGCCCGATGTCGACCCAGGTTTACCTGATCGACGACCTGGACGAGTACGTCGACTGCCTGCAGGACATCCTCGAAGGCGCCAAGGAGCAGGGCATCCCTGCCGACGCCATCGTCAAGGAAAGCGCCCCGGCGCAGTTTGAAGTCAACCTGCACCACGTTGCCGACCCGATGAAGGCCTGCGACTACGCGGTATTGCTCAAGCGCCTGATCAAGAACATCGCCTACGACCATGAGATGGACACCACCTTCATGGCCAAGCCCTACCCGGGCCAGGCGGGTAATGGTCTGCATGTCCATATCTCGGTGCTGGACAAGGATGGCAAGAACATCTTCACCAGCGAGGATCCCGAGCAGAACGCCGCACTGCGTCACGCGATCGGCGGTGTGCTCGAGACCCTACCGGCATCGATGGCGTTCCTGTGCCCGAACGTCAACTCGTACCGCCGTTTCGGTGCCCAGTTCTACGTGCCTAACTCGCCAAGCTGGGGCCTGGACAACCGTACCGTTGCCCTGCGCGTTCCAACCGGCGCACCAGACGCCGTACGTATCGAACACCGCGTTGCCGGTGCCGATGCCAACCCGTATCTGCTGATGGCGGCCGTGCTGGCCGGTGTTCACCATGGCCTGACCAACAAGGTCGAGCCGGGTGCGCCAACCGAAGGCAACTCCTACGAGCAGAACGAGCAGAGCCTGCCGAACAACCTGCGTGATGCACTGCGCGAGCTGGACGACAGCGAGATCCTGGCCAAGTACATCGATCCGAAGTACATCGATATCTTCGTGGCCTGCAAGGAAAGTGAGCTGGAAGAGTTTGAACACTCCATCTCCGACCTTGAGTACAACTGGTATCTGCATACCGTGTAA
- the argA gene encoding amino-acid N-acetyltransferase: protein MPEYVNWLRHASPYINAHRDCTFVVMLPGDGVEHPNFGNIVHDLVLLHSLGVRLVLVHGSRPQIESRLASRGLTPHYHRGMRVTDAATLECVIDAVGHLRIAIEARLSMDMAASPMQGSRLRVAAGNLVTARPIGVVEGVDYHHTGEVRRVDCKGINRLLDERSIVLLSPLGYSPTGEIFNLACEDVATRAAIELDADKLLLFGAERGLLDEQGRLVRELRPQQVPAHLQRLGSDYQGELLDAAAEACRGGVARSHIVSYAEDGALLTELFTRDGGGTLVAQEQFEKVREAAIEDVGGLLDLISPLEEQGILVRRSREVLEREIEQFSVVEREGMIIACAALYPIADSEAGELACLAVNPEYRHGGRGDELLERIETRAREMGLNTLFVLTTRTAHWFRERGFVPSGVERLPAARASLYNYQRNSKIFEKSL, encoded by the coding sequence ATGCCCGAATACGTCAATTGGCTGCGTCATGCTTCGCCTTACATCAATGCCCACCGCGACTGCACCTTTGTGGTCATGCTTCCCGGTGACGGGGTCGAGCACCCCAACTTCGGCAATATCGTCCACGACCTGGTCCTGCTGCACAGCCTGGGGGTTCGCCTGGTGCTGGTGCACGGCTCGCGTCCGCAGATCGAAAGCCGCCTGGCCAGCCGTGGCCTGACCCCGCATTACCATCGCGGTATGCGCGTCACGGATGCGGCGACCCTGGAATGCGTGATCGACGCCGTGGGGCATCTGCGCATCGCCATCGAAGCGCGCCTGTCGATGGACATGGCGGCCTCGCCGATGCAGGGTTCGCGTTTGCGCGTAGCGGCTGGCAACCTGGTCACCGCGCGGCCGATTGGCGTGGTCGAAGGGGTGGACTACCACCACACCGGTGAAGTGCGCCGGGTTGACTGCAAAGGTATCAATCGCCTGCTCGACGAGCGCTCGATCGTGCTGCTGTCGCCATTGGGCTATTCGCCCACGGGCGAGATCTTCAACCTGGCCTGCGAGGATGTCGCCACCCGCGCGGCCATCGAGCTGGACGCCGACAAGCTGCTGCTGTTCGGCGCCGAGCGTGGCTTGCTCGACGAGCAGGGGCGGCTGGTGCGTGAGCTGCGTCCGCAACAGGTGCCGGCGCACCTGCAACGCCTGGGCAGCGATTACCAGGGCGAGTTGCTCGACGCGGCGGCCGAAGCCTGCCGCGGTGGCGTGGCGCGCAGCCATATCGTCAGCTATGCCGAAGACGGCGCTTTGCTGACCGAACTGTTCACCCGCGACGGTGGCGGCACCCTGGTGGCCCAGGAGCAATTCGAGAAGGTGCGCGAGGCGGCGATCGAGGATGTCGGCGGTTTGCTCGACCTGATCAGCCCACTGGAGGAGCAGGGCATTCTGGTGCGTCGTTCACGCGAGGTGCTGGAGCGCGAGATCGAGCAGTTCAGTGTGGTTGAGCGTGAAGGCATGATCATCGCCTGTGCGGCGCTGTACCCGATTGCAGACTCCGAGGCCGGAGAGCTGGCGTGCCTGGCGGTGAATCCTGAGTATCGTCATGGCGGTCGCGGCGACGAGTTGCTGGAGCGCATCGAGACGCGGGCGCGGGAGATGGGGCTCAATACGCTGTTTGTGCTGACGACGCGGACTGCGCACTGGTTCCGCGAGCGGGGCTTTGTGCCAAGCGGAGTCGAGCGGCTGCCGGCGGCGCGGGCGTCGCTGTACAACTATCAGCGTAATTCGAAGATTTTCGAGAAGTCGCTTTAA
- the argE gene encoding acetylornithine deacetylase, whose protein sequence is MPLPSLKDQFAALIAAPSVSCTQAALDQSNRAVIDLLAGWLGDLGFTCDIQQVTPGKFNLLASYGSGPGGLVLAGHSDTVPYDPGLWQTDPLKLTEVDGRWVGLGSCDMKGFFALIIEAVQPLLAHDFKQPLLILATCDEESSMSGARALAEAGRPLGRAAVIGEPTGLKPIRLHKGVMMERIDILGRSGHSSDPSLGHSALEAMHQVMGELMGLRRQWQKEFNNAQFSVPQPTMNFGCIHGGDNPNRICGQCALEFDLRPLPGMDPEALRAAIRQKLAPLAEQHQVRIDYAPLFPEVPPFEQAADAELVRVAERLTGHRAEAVAFGTEAPYLQRLGCETLVLGPGDIACAHQPGEYLEMSRLQPTVRLLRDLIEHYCLSPVITR, encoded by the coding sequence ATGCCGTTGCCATCGCTCAAAGACCAGTTCGCCGCGCTGATTGCCGCGCCCTCGGTCAGTTGTACCCAAGCTGCGCTGGATCAATCCAACCGTGCGGTGATCGACTTGCTGGCCGGCTGGCTGGGAGACCTTGGTTTTACCTGCGATATCCAGCAGGTCACCCCGGGCAAATTCAACTTGCTGGCCTCCTACGGCAGCGGTCCGGGCGGTCTGGTGCTGGCCGGGCACAGCGATACCGTACCTTACGATCCCGGGCTGTGGCAGACCGACCCGCTTAAACTGACCGAGGTAGACGGCCGCTGGGTCGGCCTTGGCAGTTGCGACATGAAGGGCTTCTTCGCCCTGATCATCGAGGCGGTGCAGCCGTTGCTGGCCCATGACTTCAAGCAGCCGCTGCTGATCCTCGCCACGTGCGACGAAGAGAGCTCGATGTCAGGTGCCCGCGCCCTGGCTGAAGCGGGCCGGCCATTGGGCCGGGCGGCTGTGATCGGTGAGCCGACCGGGCTCAAGCCGATTCGCCTGCACAAGGGCGTGATGATGGAACGCATCGATATTCTTGGCCGCAGTGGCCATTCGTCGGACCCCAGCCTGGGCCACAGTGCGCTCGAGGCCATGCATCAGGTCATGGGCGAGCTGATGGGGCTGCGCCGGCAATGGCAGAAAGAATTCAACAACGCCCAGTTCAGCGTGCCGCAACCGACGATGAACTTCGGCTGTATCCATGGCGGTGACAACCCCAACCGGATCTGCGGCCAGTGCGCCCTGGAGTTCGACTTGCGGCCATTGCCGGGCATGGACCCTGAAGCGCTGCGCGCCGCCATCCGGCAGAAACTGGCGCCGCTGGCCGAGCAGCATCAGGTAAGGATCGACTACGCGCCGCTGTTCCCGGAGGTACCGCCGTTCGAGCAGGCGGCCGATGCCGAACTGGTGCGAGTAGCCGAACGTCTGACCGGTCATCGCGCCGAAGCGGTAGCCTTCGGCACCGAAGCGCCTTATCTTCAGCGCCTGGGATGCGAAACCCTGGTGCTGGGCCCTGGCGACATCGCCTGCGCCCACCAGCCGGGTGAGTACCTTGAAATGTCACGCTTGCAGCCTACCGTGCGTCTATTGCGTGATTTGATCGAACATTATTGCCTGAGCCCGGTCATTACCCGTTGA
- a CDS encoding CYTH domain-containing protein, whose product MHKETEIKLRVSRETLAALREHPLLKKRNKSGWQQRELLNQYFDTPERDLAAAKVALRLRRDGDVVIQTLKTRGQSVAGLSQRNEHEWELPKAKLDLKKLDEQCWPAELADVDKKAIKALFTTDFTREYAEIAWGRGKAKVVIEAALDLGTVVAGKQKEEICELELELREGEPEALLELAAELAATLPLFPCDISKAERGYRLLDPSSYALSLPGAELNAEMSLDDAFAALAWQLLCSSQRLAEQYRFNGHWRLLQDWVLALSELRALASSLGQAAPRATTRALRASLDALLEDWRPLVLAGNDDEDVRRAAPEQFAEELLDTRWGQFSLDTSRWLLARGWTVERNKRGDRQGAAQLANWLNVLLADEAKDLQLPLYHRQPEDLAEQLPRIERLLAWLHHARQVLESPDLDRLFGELNKLHELANLPISDEVETDVRTEVLEARADQAMAVFQSRGWKHLLRK is encoded by the coding sequence ATGCATAAAGAAACCGAAATCAAACTGCGGGTCAGCCGCGAGACCCTCGCTGCTCTGCGCGAGCACCCATTGCTGAAGAAGCGCAACAAGTCTGGCTGGCAGCAGCGCGAACTGCTGAACCAGTACTTCGACACCCCGGAGCGTGATCTGGCCGCGGCCAAGGTCGCCCTGCGCCTGCGCCGCGACGGTGACGTGGTCATCCAGACCCTCAAGACCCGCGGCCAGAGCGTCGCCGGCCTGTCCCAGCGCAACGAGCACGAATGGGAGTTGCCCAAGGCCAAGCTGGACCTGAAGAAACTCGACGAGCAATGCTGGCCGGCTGAACTGGCCGACGTGGACAAAAAAGCCATCAAGGCGCTGTTCACCACCGACTTCACCCGCGAGTACGCGGAAATCGCCTGGGGTCGCGGCAAGGCCAAAGTAGTGATCGAGGCAGCCCTGGACCTGGGCACCGTCGTCGCCGGCAAGCAGAAGGAAGAAATCTGCGAGCTGGAACTGGAACTGCGCGAAGGCGAGCCAGAAGCACTGCTGGAGTTAGCCGCCGAGCTGGCCGCCACGCTGCCATTGTTCCCGTGTGACATCAGCAAGGCCGAGCGCGGCTATCGCCTGCTCGACCCGAGCAGCTACGCCCTGAGCCTGCCTGGCGCCGAGCTGAACGCCGAAATGTCGCTGGACGACGCCTTCGCCGCCCTGGCCTGGCAACTGCTGTGCAGCAGCCAGCGCCTTGCCGAGCAGTACCGTTTCAACGGTCACTGGCGCCTGCTGCAGGATTGGGTCCTGGCCCTGTCCGAACTGCGCGCCCTGGCCAGCAGCCTGGGTCAGGCCGCACCGCGTGCGACCACCCGTGCGCTGCGGGCCAGCCTCGACGCCTTGCTGGAAGACTGGCGCCCACTGGTACTGGCCGGCAACGACGACGAAGACGTACGCCGTGCAGCGCCCGAGCAGTTCGCCGAAGAGCTGCTCGACACGCGCTGGGGTCAGTTCTCCCTGGACACTTCGCGCTGGCTGCTGGCCCGCGGCTGGACCGTCGAGCGCAACAAGCGCGGCGACCGCCAAGGCGCCGCACAGCTGGCCAACTGGCTGAACGTGCTGCTGGCTGACGAAGCCAAAGACCTGCAACTGCCCCTGTACCATCGCCAGCCTGAAGACCTGGCCGAGCAACTGCCACGTATCGAGCGCCTGCTGGCCTGGCTGCACCATGCCCGCCAGGTGCTGGAGAGCCCGGACCTGGACCGCCTGTTCGGTGAACTGAACAAGCTGCACGAGCTGGCCAACCTGCCAATCAGCGACGAAGTGGAAACTGACGTGCGCACCGAGGTCCTTGAAGCCCGTGCAGACCAGGCCATGGCCGTGTTCCAGAGCCGTGGCTGGAAACACCTGCTGCGCAAGTAA
- a CDS encoding Lrp/AsnC family transcriptional regulator — protein sequence MQSELDAYDRRILALLQEDASLSSAQIAERVGLSQSPCWRRIQRMKEEGVIRGQVTLLDRKKIGLNTQIFAEVKLNAHGRSNFTEFTEAIRGFPEVLECYVLMGAVDFLLRIVTPDIEAYERFFFEKLSMVPGIQEVNSIVALSEIKSTTSLPVLR from the coding sequence ATGCAAAGTGAGTTGGACGCCTATGATCGGCGCATCCTGGCCCTGTTGCAGGAGGATGCCTCGCTTTCCAGTGCACAGATCGCCGAGCGCGTAGGGCTCTCGCAGTCGCCGTGCTGGCGGCGGATTCAGCGCATGAAGGAGGAGGGGGTGATTCGCGGCCAGGTGACCCTGCTCGATCGCAAGAAGATCGGCCTGAACACGCAGATTTTCGCCGAGGTCAAACTCAATGCCCACGGCCGCAGCAACTTCACCGAGTTCACCGAGGCGATTCGCGGTTTTCCTGAAGTGCTGGAGTGTTATGTGTTGATGGGCGCGGTGGACTTTCTGTTGCGCATTGTCACCCCGGACATCGAAGCCTACGAACGGTTCTTCTTCGAGAAGCTGTCGATGGTGCCGGGGATCCAGGAGGTCAACTCGATCGTGGCCTTGTCTGAGATCAAGTCCACGACGAGTCTGCCGGTGCTGCGCTGA
- a CDS encoding GspE/PulE family protein, giving the protein MPTPSQDRWLSLDSLLTDLLDAQLITPAAARQLGTHVLAEDEHPLEPIARQNLPDPRRAGQRLDLDTLCQWLAERAEQPYLYVDPLQLDLSATAELMSAAFARRHGILAVAVDTHCVTVASAQPFVRSWEVDLAQVLRRPIKRVLASPVQIRQFGQTFCQLARSVNAASSNTARHDNDETHIVTIVDWLLQYACDQRASDIHIEPRRDHGQLRFRIDGLLHPIYQFPSDVTLAVVSRLKTLGRMNVAEKRRPQDGRIKTRLSARSEVELRLSTLPTAFGEKLVLRIFDPFLLQQDFPQLGLEGDDLMLWQRLIGQRHGLILVTGPTGSGKTSTLYATLKYLATPEVNLCTVEDPIEMVEPTFNQLQVHPAIDLGFAEGARALLRQDPDIIMIGEIRDLETAQVAFQAALTGHLVLSTLHTNDACSAITRLLELGIAPHLIKAGLIGVMAQRLVRTLCNACKQPLPAHEAGYQARGCNECRQTGYHGRTGIHEVLCVSAAFGSRIGTDTDLAALRRQAGDDGLRSLHQSGAHKVAQGLTSAAEVLRVAPGN; this is encoded by the coding sequence ATGCCCACTCCCTCTCAGGATCGCTGGCTGAGCCTGGACAGCCTGCTGACCGACCTGCTCGACGCCCAACTCATTACCCCCGCCGCAGCCCGACAATTGGGCACGCATGTGCTGGCCGAGGATGAGCATCCCCTTGAACCGATCGCCCGCCAGAACCTGCCCGACCCACGCCGTGCCGGCCAGCGCCTTGACCTGGACACCCTGTGCCAGTGGTTGGCAGAACGTGCCGAGCAACCCTATCTGTATGTAGACCCCCTGCAGCTTGACCTGAGCGCGACGGCCGAGCTGATGTCCGCTGCCTTTGCCCGACGCCATGGAATCCTGGCCGTCGCCGTCGATACCCACTGCGTCACGGTGGCCAGCGCGCAGCCCTTTGTGCGCTCCTGGGAGGTGGATCTGGCCCAGGTGCTGCGCCGTCCGATCAAGCGCGTACTGGCCAGCCCCGTGCAGATCCGCCAGTTCGGCCAGACGTTCTGCCAGCTGGCACGCTCGGTCAATGCGGCGAGCAGCAACACGGCGCGGCACGACAATGACGAAACCCATATTGTCACCATCGTCGACTGGCTGTTGCAGTACGCCTGCGACCAGCGTGCCAGTGATATCCACATTGAACCCCGGCGCGATCACGGCCAACTGCGCTTTCGCATCGACGGATTGCTGCACCCGATCTATCAGTTCCCCAGCGACGTCACGCTGGCCGTCGTCAGTCGCTTGAAAACACTGGGGCGCATGAATGTCGCCGAAAAGCGGCGCCCACAGGACGGCAGGATCAAGACCCGGCTCAGCGCCCGCAGCGAAGTCGAGCTGCGTTTGTCGACCCTGCCCACCGCCTTCGGTGAAAAACTGGTGCTGCGCATCTTCGATCCGTTCCTGTTGCAGCAGGACTTTCCCCAGTTGGGCCTGGAAGGCGACGACCTGATGCTGTGGCAGCGCTTGATAGGCCAGCGTCACGGCTTGATCCTGGTAACCGGCCCCACAGGCTCCGGCAAAACCAGCACCCTGTACGCCACCCTCAAGTACCTGGCCACACCTGAGGTCAATCTGTGTACCGTCGAAGACCCGATCGAAATGGTTGAACCGACGTTCAATCAATTGCAGGTGCACCCGGCCATCGACCTGGGGTTTGCAGAAGGGGCCCGCGCCCTGCTTCGGCAAGACCCGGACATCATCATGATCGGCGAAATACGTGACCTGGAGACGGCCCAGGTGGCGTTCCAGGCTGCGCTCACAGGTCATCTGGTGCTTTCCACCCTGCACACCAACGACGCCTGCAGCGCCATCACCCGCCTGCTGGAGTTGGGCATCGCTCCCCATCTGATCAAGGCCGGACTGATCGGGGTGATGGCCCAACGCCTGGTGCGCACGCTGTGCAATGCCTGCAAGCAGCCGCTACCCGCGCACGAGGCTGGCTATCAGGCCAGGGGCTGCAACGAATGCCGGCAAACCGGCTATCACGGCCGTACAGGTATCCATGAAGTGCTGTGCGTCAGCGCCGCGTTCGGTAGCCGTATCGGCACCGATACCGACCTGGCCGCTCTTCGTCGGCAGGCAGGTGATGATGGCCTGCGCAGCCTGCACCAGAGTGGCGCGCACAAGGTGGCGCAGGGCCTCACATCAGCGGCCGAAGTGTTACGGGTGGCGCCAGGGAACTAG
- a CDS encoding DUF2388 domain-containing protein: MRFKFAVATLALLSLPVGSAMADTFWRNVISSGATTASSYLTSKDHKLVVAAQDDAGSFVASEGAIRGPYLEAAMLKVRADNPGLDVSDMELAHAILAKNAVSE, encoded by the coding sequence ATGCGTTTCAAATTTGCAGTCGCAACCCTTGCCCTGCTGTCCCTGCCTGTCGGTTCGGCCATGGCCGATACGTTCTGGCGCAATGTCATTTCCTCCGGCGCAACCACCGCCTCCTCCTACCTGACCTCCAAGGACCACAAACTGGTCGTTGCCGCCCAGGACGATGCCGGTAGTTTTGTGGCCAGCGAAGGTGCGATCCGTGGCCCGTACCTGGAAGCGGCGATGCTGAAAGTACGCGCCGACAATCCAGGCCTGGACGTGAGTGACATGGAGTTGGCCCACGCGATTCTGGCCAAGAATGCGGTAAGCGAGTGA
- the gcvP gene encoding aminomethyl-transferring glycine dehydrogenase, which yields MSQSPSLSQLHDPNPFLRRHLGPDAPEQQAMLEALGLSSRRELIEQTVPPGIRLNRPLDLPAALDEQAALNKLRGYAEQNQVWTSLIGMGYHGTITPTVILRNVLENPGWYTAYTPYQPEIAQGRLEALLNFQQMIIDLTGLDLANASLLDEATAAAEAMALAKRMAKSKSNVFFADEHCHPQTLSVLQTRADGFGFELVVDAVDNLGNYQVFGALLQYPDTHGEIRDLRPLVEQLHKQQALACVAADLLSLLMLSPPGEQGADVVLGSSQRFGVPMGYGGPHAAYFACRDEFKRAMPGRIIGVSKDARGNVALRMALQTREQHIRREKANSNICTAQVLLANIAAFYAVYHGPEGLLRIAQRVHALTFILAAGLESKGIKRVNQHFFDTLTLDVGGSQTAIIESAEAAQINVRILGRGHLGVSLDETCDEATVLRLFDIFLGADHGLDIASLDALAQPEGIPAALVRRSAFLTHPVFNLHHSETEMLRYLKQLENKDLALNQSMIPLGSCTMKLNASSEMIPITWPGFASVHPFAPAGQVQGYKAMIDELEAWLCAITGFDAICMQPNSGAQGEYAGLMAIAKYHRSRHQPQRDICLIPSSAHGTNPASAQMAGMQVVIVECDEAGNVDLTDLKAKVQAAGERLSCLMATYPSTHGVYEEGISEICEVIHKQGGQVYMDGANLNAQVGLTRPADIGADVSHMNLHKTFCIPHGGGGPGMGPIGVRAHLAPFVASHPVVPVPGPDPQNTAVSAAPWGSASILPISWMYIAMMGPQLADASEVAILSANYLAEQLGGAFPVLYRGRNGRVAHECILDLRPLKALTGITEEDVAKRLMDYGFHAPTMSFPVPGTLMVEPTESESKAELDRFVEAMLCIRAEIREVQDGNWPAEDNPLKHAPHTLADVLGIWERPYSIVQGIAPSNHVRLHKYWPAVNRVDNVFGDRNLFCACVPVEDYR from the coding sequence ATGTCCCAGTCGCCGTCCCTGAGCCAACTGCACGACCCCAATCCTTTCCTGCGTCGCCACCTGGGCCCTGATGCCCCGGAGCAGCAGGCCATGCTCGAGGCCCTTGGCCTGAGCAGCCGTCGCGAACTGATCGAACAGACCGTCCCGCCGGGCATTCGCCTGAATCGTCCTCTGGACCTGCCCGCTGCCCTGGACGAACAGGCCGCCCTGAACAAGCTCAGGGGCTACGCCGAACAGAACCAGGTGTGGACCAGCCTGATCGGCATGGGCTACCACGGCACGATCACGCCGACAGTCATCCTGCGCAACGTCCTTGAGAACCCGGGCTGGTACACCGCCTACACGCCTTATCAGCCGGAAATCGCCCAAGGCCGACTCGAAGCGCTGTTGAATTTTCAGCAAATGATCATCGACCTCACGGGGCTCGACCTGGCCAATGCCTCCTTGCTCGATGAGGCCACCGCCGCGGCCGAAGCCATGGCCCTGGCCAAGCGCATGGCCAAGTCGAAAAGCAATGTGTTCTTTGCCGATGAACACTGTCACCCGCAAACACTCTCGGTGTTGCAGACCCGCGCCGATGGCTTTGGCTTCGAGCTGGTCGTCGATGCCGTGGATAACCTTGGCAACTACCAGGTGTTCGGGGCACTGCTGCAGTACCCCGATACCCATGGCGAGATCCGCGACCTGCGCCCGTTGGTGGAGCAGCTGCACAAACAGCAGGCCCTGGCCTGCGTGGCTGCCGACTTGCTGAGCTTGCTGATGTTGAGCCCGCCCGGCGAACAAGGCGCCGATGTGGTGCTCGGTTCATCGCAGCGCTTTGGTGTCCCCATGGGCTATGGTGGGCCCCACGCGGCCTACTTTGCCTGTCGTGATGAATTCAAGCGGGCCATGCCTGGACGCATCATTGGCGTCTCCAAGGATGCCCGGGGCAATGTGGCGCTGCGCATGGCGTTGCAAACCCGTGAGCAACATATTCGCCGCGAAAAGGCCAACTCCAACATCTGTACCGCGCAAGTGCTGCTGGCCAACATTGCCGCGTTCTATGCGGTCTATCACGGCCCGGAGGGCCTTCTGCGCATTGCCCAGCGGGTGCATGCCCTGACCTTCATCCTGGCCGCGGGCCTTGAGAGCAAGGGCATCAAGCGCGTCAATCAACACTTCTTCGACACCTTGACCCTGGACGTCGGTGGTAGCCAGACAGCAATTATCGAAAGCGCCGAAGCGGCGCAGATCAACGTGCGCATACTGGGGCGCGGTCACCTGGGCGTCAGCCTCGACGAAACCTGCGACGAAGCCACCGTGCTGCGCCTGTTCGATATTTTTCTGGGCGCCGACCACGGCCTGGATATCGCCAGCCTCGACGCCCTGGCACAGCCCGAGGGCATTCCCGCCGCGCTGGTGCGCCGCTCTGCGTTCCTTACCCACCCCGTGTTCAATCTGCATCACAGCGAAACCGAGATGCTGCGTTATCTCAAGCAGCTGGAGAACAAGGACCTGGCGCTGAACCAGTCGATGATTCCTCTGGGCTCCTGCACCATGAAACTCAACGCCAGCAGCGAGATGATCCCGATTACCTGGCCTGGCTTTGCCAGCGTGCACCCCTTTGCCCCAGCGGGGCAGGTGCAGGGCTACAAGGCCATGATCGATGAGCTTGAGGCCTGGCTGTGTGCGATCACCGGTTTCGATGCTATTTGCATGCAGCCCAACTCGGGCGCCCAGGGCGAATACGCCGGGCTGATGGCCATTGCCAAGTATCACCGCAGTCGTCACCAGCCCCAGCGCGACATCTGCCTGATTCCCTCGTCGGCCCACGGTACCAATCCGGCCTCGGCGCAGATGGCGGGCATGCAGGTGGTGATCGTCGAGTGCGACGAAGCGGGCAACGTCGACCTGACCGACCTCAAGGCCAAGGTGCAGGCGGCCGGTGAGCGCTTGTCATGTCTGATGGCGACTTATCCGTCGACTCATGGGGTGTATGAAGAGGGCATCAGTGAAATTTGTGAAGTTATCCACAAGCAGGGTGGCCAGGTGTACATGGACGGGGCCAACCTCAATGCCCAGGTGGGTTTGACCCGGCCCGCCGATATCGGCGCCGATGTGTCGCACATGAACCTGCACAAGACCTTTTGCATTCCCCACGGCGGCGGTGGGCCGGGCATGGGGCCGATCGGCGTGCGGGCGCACCTGGCACCGTTCGTGGCCAGTCATCCGGTCGTCCCGGTTCCCGGTCCCGATCCACAGAACACCGCCGTCAGTGCCGCGCCCTGGGGTAGCGCGAGCATTCTGCCGATCAGCTGGATGTACATCGCCATGATGGGCCCGCAACTGGCGGATGCCAGCGAGGTGGCGATTCTTTCGGCCAACTACCTGGCCGAGCAGTTGGGCGGGGCTTTCCCGGTGCTGTACCGCGGGCGCAACGGGCGAGTGGCCCATGAGTGCATCCTTGATCTGCGACCGTTGAAGGCGCTGACCGGAATTACCGAAGAGGATGTGGCAAAACGGCTGATGGACTACGGCTTTCATGCACCGACCATGTCGTTTCCGGTGCCGGGCACCTTGATGGTCGAGCCGACCGAAAGCGAGTCGAAGGCCGAACTGGATCGCTTTGTCGAAGCAATGCTGTGCATTCGTGCGGAAATTCGTGAAGTGCAGGACGGCAATTGGCCGGCCGAAGACAATCCGCTCAAGCATGCGCCGCATACGCTGGCGGATGTATTGGGGATATGGGAGCGTCCCTACAGCATTGTTCAGGGCATTGCGCCCAGCAACCATGTGCGCTTGCACAAATACTGGCCGGCGGTGAATCGGGTCGACAACGTGTTTGGTGACCGGAACCTGTTCTGTGCGTGCGTGCCGGTGGAGGACTATCGTTGA